The region CGTAGCTCATAGCCATCCCGCTCGGCAAAAGCGGCGATATCGATCCCCGTACATCCCAGGATCCCCGCCGCGAAATACTCCACCGGCGTAATCTCATTGGCGTTGATCAAAAAGGCATACTCACCGGTTTTGGCCTTGAATTTATTGTCACCTAGATAGTCAAGGGAGATGGTCATAGAAATTGCCTTTTATAAAGTAACTAGTAACTAGAAATTATGGATGGCGTTGCGCAGCAACGCTTACCACAATTCCTCATTCCTAATTCCTCATTCCTCATTTACAATAGTCCTAGCTGCAATTTGGCTTCGTCGCTCATCTTGGACTGATCCCAGGGGGGATCGAAGACCAGCTCCACATCCACCTCTTCGATGGAGTGATCCTCGATGCGGCTGGGGATCGTCCTCACCAGGTCGACGAGCACTTCCGACATCGAACAGGTAGCGGAGGTCAGGGTCATCACCACTTTGCACTTGTTGAGCTTGCTGACAGGGTCTTTTTCGCATTTCACATCGTAGATGAGCCCCAGGTTGTAGATGTCCACGGGGATCTCGGGATCGTAGATCTTCTGCAGCTCCTCAATCAATCTCTTTTCCGACTCTTCGGGAGTTACTTCACGGGGATCTTTGCTCATTGGTTCTGCTCCTTGCATCGTTTGGCATAAGTATAGACTTTTTCCAGGAAGGCTTGCAGACTTTTCTGACGGACCGGGGAGAGATGCTCGATGATCCCCAGATCGTTCAATTTTTTGGGATCGAAGTCGAGGATCTCATCGGGCGTACGGTTGTTGAAGATGTCCAACAGCAGGGTCAGCATCCCCTTGGCCATTTCGCTGCTTCCCTCTCCCCGCAGGATCAGCTTGCCGTCTTTGCACTCTCCCACCAGCCAGGCGGGAGAGGCGCACCCTTCGATGAAGGTAGCGTCGTTCTTCTCCCCCTCGGGAAGGGTCGTATGCTTCTTTCCCAGGTCGAAAATGTATTCGAATTTTTCATTTGGCGTCTCGAAGAGGTCGAAATCCTCTTTATAACGCGCCAGAGTTTCGTCGATGGAACCCATAATGTTTTCCTTTGGAAAAAATTAGAAATTAGAAGATAGAAAATAGAAACTATTGTAAGCGTTGCATCGCAACGCTCTCCATAATTTCTCATTTCTCATTTCTATTTTCTCATTATTATGAAGACGCAGCTGCGTCTTCGCAACCGTGGCAAGTCTCCATACAGCTCACACTCGTCTGCCCCCAGTAGGCGGTCTCGAAGCTGGCGTGGATACGCTCTCTGAGCCCCTCGTCTTCCAGCGCGTCGATCAGCTCGTTAGCAAAGCCCAAAATCAGCATCTTGCGCGCTTCATCCTTGGAGATCCCCCGGCTGCGAAGGTAAAAGAGCTGCGCTTCGTCGAGCTGTCCGGTGGTGGAACCGTGGCTCGCCTCCAGGTCGTCGATGTAGATCTCCAGCTGGGGCTTGCTGGCCATATAGGCACCGTCGTTGAGGAGGATCGCCTTGGAGTTTTGGTGGGCTTTGGTGTATTTGCCGGTATGCTCCACCTTGATCAGCGCATCGAAGATCCCCCGTGCCTTCTCGGCCAGGATATTCTTGGCCCGCTGATTGCTCAGAGAGCTCTGGCCGATATGGACGATCTGACTCACAGTGCCCCGGCGGGCATGGTCCGCGGCATAAAGCAGATGATCCGCGTCGATGCCAGCATGCTTGTGCAGTTCGGCCCGGATCAGCTGAAGTCCGCTTCCCTGGCCGAAGTCGAAGGTGTGCAGGCCGCAGTGGGCCTGGGAATCGACTTTGATCCGGTGGGAGAGGATCGGTGTGTAATCCCCTACTTTCAGGGTCTGATCTTTGATCAGCCTCAGATCGGCATCCCGGGCGATGAAAGCATCATAGCCGCCGAGCACCAAAGCGCCGCAGGCTTCGGCCCCCTCATAGCGCTCATCGACCTGCACCCGGACATTGGCATCGACATAGAGGGCTGTCCGATAGGCCAGCAATTTGCCCGGCCGGGTGAAGCGGTGGACGATCGTCACTTTGGCATCCTGTTTGAAGCGGATGGAGATGATCTCCTTGCTCATCAGATGGCCGAGATAATAGAGGGGATCGAAATGGTCCCCGTCGATCTCTACGGCATCGCTGCACCCCACGACGATCTCAGCGCTTTCAGGCATAGCGGTCACCACACCGTCGGTGATGACGATCTCTTTGCGACTCCGGGCGATCTCCCCTGTCGGGGCGATCTGCACCACCTCCCAGTCGTGCTCCATCAAAGGCTCGATGTCGAAATAGCGGTAGGCTTCGCTTTTACGGGTGGGCATCCCCAGCTCGGCCAATCGGCGGGCCGCCAAAAGCCGTGTCGGGTTGGCTCCCAGCTCCTCGATGAGGGTTTCGGGGCTCATCTCCCCCAGCAGCATCGGTCTCATCACGCCTCCTCGATGGCGCCGTAACCCTTCTCCTCGAGCTCGGCGACCAGCTCGGGGCCGGCGGTTTTGACGATCCTGCCGTCTTTGAGGACGTGGATATAGTCGGGCTCAATGTAATCCAGGATCCGGCTGTAGTGGGTGATGACCAGGAAGCTGCGCTTGCCGTCCTTCATCTTGTTGATCCCTTCACTGACGGCGCGCAGCGCATCGATATCCAGGCCGGAGTCGATCTCGTCGAGGATGATCAAATCGGGCTGGAGCATCATCATCTGCAGGATCTCGTTGCGCTTCTTCTCTCCGCCGGAGAAGCCTTCGTTGAGGGAACGGTTGATCATCTCGGGCTTCATCCCCAGCTCGGTCACCAGGCGCTTCATCTCCCGCAGGAACTCCGCAGCATTAAGCTCGGGCAGGCCCAGGTGTTTGCGCTTGGCGTTGACGGCGGTGCGCAGGAAGTAGGCGTTGTTGACGCCGGGGATCTCCACCGGGTTCTGGAAACTGAGGAAGATCCCCTCCAGCGCCCGATCCTCGGGTTCCCAGTCGACGATATCCTGCCCTTTGTAATTGATTGCTCCGTCAGTCACTTCCACATCATAATGGCCGGTGATCGCCTTGGAGAGGGTCGATTTCCCCGCTCCGTTGGGCCCCATAATGGCATGGACCTTCCCCTCCTCCATCTGGAGGTTCAATCCCTTGAGAATCTCCTTTTCGCCGATCCGGGCATGGAGATTTTCGATATTCATCACAACGTTACTCATCCTACACTTCCTTCCAATGTCAAATTCAACAGTGCTTTCGCTTCGACCGCATACTCCATAGGCAGCTGGCTGAAGACCTCTTTACAAAAACCATGAACGATCATACTCACCGCATCCTCTTCGGTGATCCCCCGCTGGCGGAGATAGAAGAGCTGCTCGTCGCTGATCTTGGTCGTCGTCGCTTCGTGCTCCACCTGTCCGTGGGCGTCCTTACTCTCCAGATAGGGGAAGGTGTGGGCCCCGCACTTGTCGCCGATGAGCAGGGAGTCACATTCGCTGTAGTTGCGGGCCCCTTCGGCATTGGCGCCGATCTTGACCAGTCCCCGATAGGTGTTTTGCCCCTTCATGGCGCTGATCCCTTTGGAGATGATCGTGGAGCTGGTATTTTTGCCCAGGTGGATCATCTTGGTTCCCGTATCGGCCTGCTGGGCCAGAGTGGTCACGGCAACGGAGTAGAATTCACCGACGCTGTTGTCCCCTTTGAGGATACAGCTGGGGTATTTCCAGGTGATCGCCGAACCGGTCTCCACCTGGGTCCAGGAGATCTTGGCGTTCTCTTCGCAAAGCCCGCGCTTGGTCACGAAGTTGTAGATCCCCCCTTTGCCCTCTTCATCACCGGGGTACCAGTTTTGGATCGTGGAGTATTTGATCTCCGCATCTTTCAGGGCGATCAGCTCCACCACGGCGGCGTGAAGCTGGTTTTCGTCCCGCATCGGCGCGGAGCATCCTTCGTTGTAGCTGACATAGCTCCCCTCATCCGCTACGATCAATGTCCGCTCGAACTGCCCGGTATTGAGGGCATTGATCCTAAAATAGGTGCTCAGCTCCATCGGGCAGCGGACCCCCTTGGGGATGTAGACGAAGGTTCCGTCGGTAAAGACCGCCGAGTTCAGCGCCGCGAAGTAGTTGTCATTCATCGGAACGACGCTGAACATATACTTTTTGATCAGCTCGGGGTAATCCCGAATCGCTTCGGAGATGGAGCAGAAGATGATCCCCTTCTCGGCCAGCTCCTCCTGGTAGGTGGTTTTGACCGAAACGGAGTCGACGACGGCATCGACGGCCACTTTGACGCCGGCGAGCTGCTTTTGCTCCTCCAGGGGGATCCCCAGCTTCTCGTAAGCCTCCAGAATCTTGGGATCGACCTCATCCAGGCTCTCAGGCCCCTTCTTGGGCGCGGCGAAGTAGGAGATGGATTGATAATCGATCGGTTCATACTCCAGGTGCCCCCAGTGGGGCTCCTCCATCTCTAGCCACTTCCGGTAGGCTTTGAGGCGAAGCTCCGTCATCCAATCGGGCTCGTCTTTCTTTTTGGAGATGTAACGGATCACCTCTTCGCTGAGCCCGGGAGGGACCTTGTCCTCCTCGATATCGATCTCGAAGCCGAGGGCATACTCGCCCGAGACCGCTTTGTCCAGCTCTTCTTGTGCCATGACAATCCTTTTTCAACTCTTTTCCGGTGTTATAGCCTAAGCGAAACACCCATGTCAAGCCATTTTAGCAGAAAAAGTTTTAAATCGGAGGAAATTTGTCTTATTTTGGGAAAAAGTTGGGAAAGAATGCCCGATTTTCGGGCATTGTAAAGGTAAATTAAAAATTTTTGGCGTTTTTGAACTCGGCCACTTCCGTATCGACCATCGCATCGATCATCCGCAGATAGAGGTCGTTGATGAGATTGGGCGAGAGATCCAGTTCGATGGCTTTGGATCGGACATGGTTGATTACGTCGGCGATCCGGTCTTCGGCTTTGATCTCATCCACCGAATCCTTGAAGTGGGCCAGTTGACGGATGTACGCGTTACGCGCAGCGATGAGCTCCACGATCTGATCGTCGAGCTTGTCGATCTCTTTGCGGGCCTCTTCGAGAGAACTGCACTCTTTGATCTCCATCCTACACCTCCCTCTGGTAAATCTGGAAGCCATTATAGCATACGCCCGTACCCTTTCAGAGCTTTGACGGCCGAAGGATCTCCTCTTCGAGAAAGCGGGCGACGGCATCCTCGTCGTTGCTGTAGGGCAGTACGATATCGGCCAGCTCTTTGAGCTCCTCGATGGCGTTGGCCACAGCGATCCTCCGCCCCGCCATCTCAAAAAGGCCGATATCGTTGTGACTGTCGCCGAAAACCGTAGTGTGGTCCTTGTCCACCCCTTCGAGTCTTTCGAGCTTGCTCAGGGCGTGGGCCTTGTCCCCTTCGGGGTGGAGCACCGTTAGGAACCAGCAGTCGATGTAGGGGTCGGCGGAGCATTTGATCTCGATGGCATCGCCGAAATGACGGCGAAGGAGCCGCTCCAGTTCGGCCGTTTTGGCCTCACTCTCCATATAGACGATCTTGAGGTTCCGCTCCATCGCCCGCA is a window of Nitratifractor salsuginis DSM 16511 DNA encoding:
- the sufC gene encoding Fe-S cluster assembly ATPase SufC; translation: MSNVVMNIENLHARIGEKEILKGLNLQMEEGKVHAIMGPNGAGKSTLSKAITGHYDVEVTDGAINYKGQDIVDWEPEDRALEGIFLSFQNPVEIPGVNNAYFLRTAVNAKRKHLGLPELNAAEFLREMKRLVTELGMKPEMINRSLNEGFSGGEKKRNEILQMMMLQPDLIILDEIDSGLDIDALRAVSEGINKMKDGKRSFLVITHYSRILDYIEPDYIHVLKDGRIVKTAGPELVAELEEKGYGAIEEA
- a CDS encoding SufE family protein; translated protein: MGSIDETLARYKEDFDLFETPNEKFEYIFDLGKKHTTLPEGEKNDATFIEGCASPAWLVGECKDGKLILRGEGSSEMAKGMLTLLLDIFNNRTPDEILDFDPKKLNDLGIIEHLSPVRQKSLQAFLEKVYTYAKRCKEQNQ
- a CDS encoding chorismate mutase, with the translated sequence MEIKECSSLEEARKEIDKLDDQIVELIAARNAYIRQLAHFKDSVDEIKAEDRIADVINHVRSKAIELDLSPNLINDLYLRMIDAMVDTEVAEFKNAKNF
- the sufB gene encoding Fe-S cluster assembly protein SufB; this translates as MAQEELDKAVSGEYALGFEIDIEEDKVPPGLSEEVIRYISKKKDEPDWMTELRLKAYRKWLEMEEPHWGHLEYEPIDYQSISYFAAPKKGPESLDEVDPKILEAYEKLGIPLEEQKQLAGVKVAVDAVVDSVSVKTTYQEELAEKGIIFCSISEAIRDYPELIKKYMFSVVPMNDNYFAALNSAVFTDGTFVYIPKGVRCPMELSTYFRINALNTGQFERTLIVADEGSYVSYNEGCSAPMRDENQLHAAVVELIALKDAEIKYSTIQNWYPGDEEGKGGIYNFVTKRGLCEENAKISWTQVETGSAITWKYPSCILKGDNSVGEFYSVAVTTLAQQADTGTKMIHLGKNTSSTIISKGISAMKGQNTYRGLVKIGANAEGARNYSECDSLLIGDKCGAHTFPYLESKDAHGQVEHEATTTKISDEQLFYLRQRGITEEDAVSMIVHGFCKEVFSQLPMEYAVEAKALLNLTLEGSVG
- a CDS encoding SufD family Fe-S cluster assembly protein, producing MRPMLLGEMSPETLIEELGANPTRLLAARRLAELGMPTRKSEAYRYFDIEPLMEHDWEVVQIAPTGEIARSRKEIVITDGVVTAMPESAEIVVGCSDAVEIDGDHFDPLYYLGHLMSKEIISIRFKQDAKVTIVHRFTRPGKLLAYRTALYVDANVRVQVDERYEGAEACGALVLGGYDAFIARDADLRLIKDQTLKVGDYTPILSHRIKVDSQAHCGLHTFDFGQGSGLQLIRAELHKHAGIDADHLLYAADHARRGTVSQIVHIGQSSLSNQRAKNILAEKARGIFDALIKVEHTGKYTKAHQNSKAILLNDGAYMASKPQLEIYIDDLEASHGSTTGQLDEAQLFYLRSRGISKDEARKMLILGFANELIDALEDEGLRERIHASFETAYWGQTSVSCMETCHGCEDAAASS
- a CDS encoding metal-sulfur cluster assembly factor gives rise to the protein MSKDPREVTPEESEKRLIEELQKIYDPEIPVDIYNLGLIYDVKCEKDPVSKLNKCKVVMTLTSATCSMSEVLVDLVRTIPSRIEDHSIEEVDVELVFDPPWDQSKMSDEAKLQLGLL